The genomic stretch ggacggggccatgtaccgtcaaatcttgggtgagaacctccttccctcagccagggcattgaaaatgggtcgtggatgggtatttcagcatgacaatgacccaaaacacacggccaaggcaacaaaggagtggctcaagaagcagcacattaaggtcctggagtggcctagccagtctccagaccttaatcccatagaaaatctgtggagggagctaaaggttcgagttgccaaacgtcagcctcgaaaccttaatgacttggagaagatctgcaaagaggagtgggacaaaatccctcctgagatgtgtgcaaacctggtcgccagctacaagaaacatctgacctctgtgattgccaacaagggttttgccaccaagtactaagtcacattttgcagaggggtcaaatacttatttccctcattaaaatgcaaatcaatttataacatttttgacatgcgtttttctggatttttttgttattattctgtctctcactgttcaaataaaccaaccattaaaattatagactgataatttctttgtcagtgggcaaacgtacaaaatcagcaggggatcaaatacttttttccctcactgtacccttCATCTAATTATTCTTTGTCCACACATGTTTACCTGTCCTTCAGTACAGTTACAGTATTGTCATCAGCAGTCAGTCCTCTGGTCACACACACTTGATAAAACACATATCAACTAATTGTGTCCCTATATAACATACAGATTGTCCAGAACCCAACCCTCAACACTACACAAAACACCCACAGTTTCCATCTTGCTCTTCTCTGTCCAGGTCCTAACGAGGATGCGACCGTACCTCTGTGATAAGATCCGGGTCGACCGCCATTTTGACTACCTGCGCTCGCGTAAGATCCTGACGCGGGACGACACAGAGGAGATCAGCTGCAGGAGCACGCAGCGCAAGCGGACGGGCATGCTGCTGGACTACCTGGCTGAGAACCCTCGTGGGCTGGACGCCCTGGTCGAGTCCATCCAGCAAGGACGTACCCTCAACTTCATCATCACCAAGATCACTGATGAGGTGCAGAAAGTGAAGAACGAGAGGATAGAGGCTCTCAGAGgtatgttgtgtgtctgtgtgttgttgtttattCTTTGTTTGAAGTCATATAATGAAGGTACTGCGGTGAACCACACTTGAGTGACGAGTAatcttgcctgagacctgaagattTGTGTTAGCTCCCTGAGCTaataggctttagctcagtgggctaacacagtcttagTACCATTATCATGACCATCTCACATTGGTCCTATACAGCAGGGGCATCCAGTTCCTCCTCGGGCTTCCTGCCGACCCAGGACACATCCGGGGTCACTAAAGACCTCTCCAGGACACTGTCAGATGAGTCCAACCTGACATCCACCATGCCGTACAACAGAGAGGGGAGCCCATCCACCTCTGACGCCCTAAGATCCCTCAACCTGCCCACTGCCTCCAGCCAAGGGAAGGAGGTGTCGTCATCCATGGGAGGGGGTAGCATGGCTGTGTCTTCATCCCAGGCCTCGTCCACACTGCCCAGGCCTGGAGACCCAGGGGCTCCCCCCCTGCCGCAGGAGGCCTTATCTAACATGGATGCTGGACCACATGGGAGCACGGCGATCAGCGGAGGGGACGCCAACTTCCAGCCCCTGAGGTCACGCTCAATCACCCCCACTTCCACGTCATACAGGGACTTCTCGCCTCGGCCCCCACCTAAATCTTACTGAGGACCGCCCCTTGCCCTGGAATGCCTCCCATATCATTACTCATCACAAACATTCACTCTTCAATTGTATTGTGTTTGTACAAGTGTATGTGTTTTCTCAATGGTTTTAGTTCAGTGATACATCAAACAAATACCAACTCATAAAGTATGTTCCATGCCTTAAATTTTACTCTGGGTTATTAGAAAGCTGGACAAACTTATTTTGGATTCAATGAAGAACCGTACAAGTAACTACTTACTAATCATGTCTCAAACATAAGCTGTACCTTCATGAATTTTACTCTGCTCCTATCAAGTCCTCTTTCATAAGATGCCCCTTACCCATAGAGAGACGGATTGAGACATAGGTACATTTTATTCTGGACTTGGACTAAAGTTGTAGGTCATCATTCTCCATCGACACTGCTGCTCATCTCCTTTCCTATGAATTATGGGTGTGTGAGTTCTTAATGAGAGACTGGCATCAACATGCCACACCATGGCAGCTACAGTAGAGATGTGTCCTTGTAAGGAGCCCAGAGCACCAGAAGACAACTTCTCTGTATTGACACATAATACGGGAATGAATGGTTCAGCATATGCATTAAGGCACACAAACTGTAGTCACAAACTTTGGTAGGCCTACACTGAAATGGTTAATGTTTTTACTCTAGACTATAGTATTGATATACTATAGATACATTTTCTTATTGTGAAAGTGCATGAATGTGTAATGTGGTGCAACGATGTTACTTACTATCAAAAAGTTCACTTTAATACCTGCTATTTTGATAATTGATGTACTAGtactttttatatttgagatcttGAAAATCTAGGCCTTCTATAAATAAATCAAAGGAATATGAGACACAGGAGACATTTCCTGTAAAGTATGTGATTCATTAATGTCTGTTAAAGATGGATCATAGAAATACATTCTATCCTTATTTTCTTAAGTTTCATCATGATTTTATGAGAATTACATTAGGCAATAACATGAATGAAACTTAAGCTGATCAGTCGCAGACCTCAAAAGTCAGTAATTTTTGTAAACGTAGGCCCACTGTATTAGAGAACTCTGTTTTGTTTTGGAAAAACAGTTAAACCTTAGAATGCTGCTCGagaatgacagtcacagggattGAGTGTCTCCTTGCCTGTTCTGTCCGATGTTGACAGAAGAAATGAGCTTTTTCACATGTTAAACAAGCTGCTCTGTATAGCGTGGGCAGGTGCTTCTCTGGAGTACAGTAGTTAAGTAATAAACCGTCGCCATTAcacttatgtaaaaaaaaaaaaatgagtaGGCATAACCTACCAAAGTgttatggtgatgatgatgaagaaAATGATGAAGatgttgtttatttattattacagCTGCTTTCCCAAACCCTGTATTAACACTGAGGTTGGCGCTaaactaaaggacagggctacgcacacagggctatcgcagacaaccctgaggctacggctgaggacaggaacaagtacaagaagtcccaGTATGACCTCCACagtcatcaaacgagcaaaaggacaatataggaataaggtggaatcatattacacaggctcaaatgaaattgtattagTCTCTGAAATTGTATCtgctaaatatacagtggggaaaaaaagtatttagtcagccaccaattgtgcaagttctcccacttaaaaagatgagagaggcctgtaattttcatcataggtacacgtcaactatgacagacaaattgagaaaaaaaaatccagaaaatcacattgtaggatttttaataaatctatttgcaaattatggtggaaaataagtatttggtcacctacaaacaagcaagatttctgtctctcacagacctctaacttcttctttaagaggctcctctgtcctccactcgttacctgtattaatggcacctgtttgaacttgttatcagtataaaagacacttgtccacaacctcaaacagtcacactccaaactccactatggccaagaccaaagagctgtcaaaggacaccagaaacaaaattgtagacctgcaccaggctgggaagactgcaataggtaagcagcttggtttgaagaaatcaactgtgggagcaattattaggaaatggaagacatacaagaccactgataatctccctcgatctggggctccacgcaagatctcaccccgtggggtcaaaatgatcacaagaacggtgagcaaaaatcccagaaccacacggggggacctagtgaatgacctgcagagagctgggaccaaagtaacaaagcctaccatcagtaacacactacgccgccagggactcaaatcctgcagtgccagacgtgtccccctgcttaagccagtacatgtccaggcccgtctgaagtttgctagagtgcatttggatgatccagaagaggattgggagaatgtcatatggtcagatgaaaccaaaatataactttttggtaaaaactcaactcgtcgtgtttggaggacaaagaatgctgagttgcttccaaagaacaccatacctactgtgaagcatgggggtggaaacatcatgctttggggctgtttttctgcaaagggaccaggacgactgatccgtgtaaaggaaagaatgaatggggccatgtatcgtgagattttgagtgaaaacctccttccatcagcaagggcattgaagatgaaacgtggctgggtctttcagcatgacaatgatcccaaacacaccgcccgggcaatgaaggagtggctttgtaagaagcatttcaaggtcctggagtggcctagccagtctccagatctcaaccccatagaaaatctttggagggagttgaaagtctgtgttgcccagcgacagccccaaaacatcactgctctagaggagatctgcatggaggaatgggccaaaatacctgcaacagtgtgtgaaaaccttgtgaagacttacagaaaacgtttgacctgtgtcattgccaacaaagggtatataacaaagtattgagaaacttttgttattgaccaaatacttattttcaaccataatttgcaaataaattcattaaaaatcctacaatgtgattttctggattttttctcctcattttgtctgtcatagttgacgtggacctatgatgaatattacaggcctctctcatctttttaagtgggagaacttgcacaattggtggctgactaaatacttttttcccccactgtattacacatatttagcagatgttattgcgggtgttgcaaaatacttgtgttcctagctccaacagtgtagtaatatttaacaatacacaacaatacacacaaatctaaaaagtaaaagaatggaatgaagaaatatagaaatattaggaggagtaatgtcggagtccggagtataaaaaGCCTATATATataaactaccagtcaaaagtttggacacacctactcattcaagggtttttctttattttttacattgtagaataatggtgaagacatcaaaactatgaaatagcacatatagaatcatgtagtaaccaaaaaaaagtgttaaacaaatcaaaatatattttatatttgagattcttcaaatacccaccctttgccttgatgacagctttgcacacgcttggcattctctcaaccagcttcatgaggtagtcacctggaatgcatttcatttaacaggtgtgccttcttaaaagttaatttgtggaatttctttccttctaaatgcatttgagccaatcagttgtgttgtgacaagatggggggtgaaactggctctcatgaggaccgccacaggaaaggaagacccagagttacctctgctgcagaggataagttctttagcgttaccagcctcagaaatgcagcccaaataaatggtgtctttgtgagacgcggtgtgggtgaacagattatctctgcatgtgtatttcccaccgtaaaacatggaggaggaggtgttatggtgtgggggtgctttgctggtgacactgtctgtgattgatttagaattcaaggcacacttaaccagcatggctaccacagcattctgcagtgatacgccatcccatctggtttgggcttagtgggactatcatttgtttttcaacaggacaatgacccaacacacctccaggctgtgtgagcgctattttaccaagaaggagagtgatggagtgctgcatcagatgacctggcctcccaatcccccgacctcaacccaattgagatggtttggattgagtcggacggcagagtgaaggaaaagcagccaacaagtgctcaacatatgtgggaactcattcaagactgttggaaaagcattccaggtgaagctggttgagagaatgccaagagtgtgcaaagctgtcataaaggcaaagggtggctatttgaagaattacaaatataaaatatgttttgatttgtttaatacttttttggttactacatgattccatatgtgttatttcgtagtttggatgtcttcactattattatacaatacaATTATTGTATAATTAGTATACAATTATACAATTATAcagtgtccaaacgtttgactggtactgtatatatatatatatatatatatatatatatatacatacagtgcattcggaaagtattcagaccccttgactttttccacattttattacagtacagccatattctaaaatggattttttttaaacaattcctcatcaatctacacacaataccccataatgacaacgcaaaaacaggtttttagacattcttcagtaaaaggcacatgacagcccacttgaagtttgccaaaaggcacctaaaggactctcagaccatgagaaacaagattctctggtctgatgaaaccaagattgaactctttggcctgaatgccaagcatcacgtctggaggaaacctggctgtcacgacttccgccgaggctgcctcccctctttgttcgggcaggcttcggcgttcgtcgtcaccggcttactagccactgccgctccatatttcatcattccatttgtcttgtcttgtcaattacacacacctggttcatatcccctcattagtctgtgtataagtgttccctctgcccccttgtccttgtggg from Coregonus clupeaformis isolate EN_2021a chromosome 21, ASM2061545v1, whole genome shotgun sequence encodes the following:
- the LOC121534702 gene encoding B-cell lymphoma/leukemia 10, which translates into the protein MDVPHLTEDEMADIKKEVLTRMRPYLCDKIRVDRHFDYLRSRKILTRDDTEEISCRSTQRKRTGMLLDYLAENPRGLDALVESIQQGRTLNFIITKITDEVQKVKNERIEALRAGASSSSSGFLPTQDTSGVTKDLSRTLSDESNLTSTMPYNREGSPSTSDALRSLNLPTASSQGKEVSSSMGGGSMAVSSSQASSTLPRPGDPGAPPLPQEALSNMDAGPHGSTAISGGDANFQPLRSRSITPTSTSYRDFSPRPPPKSY